A window of Raineyella sp. W15-4 contains these coding sequences:
- the fusA gene encoding elongation factor G translates to MAVEIETDLAKVRNIGIMAHIDAGKTTTTERILFYTGINYKIGEVHEGGATMDWMEQEQERGITITSAATTCYWHGTQINIIDTPGHVDFTVEVERSLRVLDGAVAVFDGVAGVEPQSMTVWRQADKYGVPRICFVNKMDRTGADFDHAVETIRTRLNATAAVMQLPLGAESDFYGVIDLVEMRALVWHGETKVGEDYEIEEIPADQRDKAEAARAELLEVIAENDDEFMEKYLGGEEFTTAELKAAVRRAVLSSAITAVFLGTAFKNKGVQPLLDAIVDYLPTPLDIPAIEGFKPGDESVVIERHPSDAEPLAMLAFKIAADPHLGRLTYIRVYSGRLDTGSTVLNSVKGKKERIGKIYQMHANKREEIASIGAGQIVAVMGLKDTGTGDTLCDPAKPVVLESMTFPAPVIEQAIEPKSKADQEKLGVAIQRLAEEDPTFQVHTDEETGQTIIAGMGELHLDVLIDRMKREFHVEANIGKPQVAYRESLRKKVEKFEYTHKKQSGGSGQYGRVIIDLEPQEPGSGYEFVNAVTGGRIPKEYIPSVDAGIQEAMQFGVLAGYPVEDVKVTLVDGAYHDVDSSELAFKIAGSMAFKEAARKANPVLLEPIMAVDVTTPEDYLGTVIGDLNARRGQVQSMEDQHGNKVVHALVPLSEMFGYVGDLRSKTSGQASYSMEFDSYAETPKNVSDEVIQKARGGE, encoded by the coding sequence GTGGCTGTCGAGATTGAAACCGACCTCGCCAAGGTCCGCAACATCGGGATCATGGCGCACATTGATGCCGGTAAGACCACCACCACCGAACGCATCCTGTTCTACACCGGAATCAACTACAAGATCGGTGAGGTGCACGAGGGTGGCGCCACGATGGACTGGATGGAGCAGGAGCAGGAGCGCGGCATCACCATCACCTCCGCGGCCACCACCTGCTACTGGCACGGGACCCAGATCAACATCATCGACACCCCCGGCCACGTCGACTTCACCGTCGAGGTGGAGCGTTCGCTGCGGGTCCTCGACGGTGCCGTCGCCGTGTTCGACGGTGTCGCGGGCGTCGAGCCGCAGTCGATGACCGTGTGGCGCCAGGCCGACAAGTACGGCGTGCCGCGGATCTGCTTCGTGAACAAGATGGACCGTACGGGTGCCGACTTCGACCACGCCGTCGAGACCATCCGGACCCGGCTGAACGCCACCGCCGCGGTGATGCAGCTGCCGCTGGGTGCCGAGAGCGACTTCTACGGCGTGATCGACCTGGTCGAGATGCGCGCCCTGGTGTGGCACGGCGAGACCAAGGTGGGCGAGGACTACGAGATCGAGGAGATCCCGGCCGACCAGCGCGACAAGGCCGAGGCGGCCCGTGCCGAGCTGCTGGAGGTGATCGCCGAGAACGACGACGAGTTCATGGAGAAGTACCTCGGCGGCGAGGAGTTCACCACCGCCGAGCTCAAGGCCGCGGTCCGCCGGGCCGTGCTGTCCAGCGCGATCACCGCCGTCTTCCTCGGCACCGCGTTCAAGAACAAGGGCGTCCAGCCGCTGCTCGACGCGATCGTCGACTACCTGCCGACGCCGCTCGATATCCCGGCGATCGAGGGCTTCAAGCCCGGTGACGAGTCCGTCGTCATCGAGCGTCACCCCAGCGACGCCGAGCCGCTGGCGATGCTGGCTTTCAAGATCGCCGCCGACCCGCACCTGGGCCGGCTGACCTACATCCGGGTCTACTCCGGTCGCCTGGACACCGGCTCGACCGTGCTGAACTCGGTGAAGGGCAAGAAGGAGCGGATCGGCAAGATCTACCAGATGCACGCCAACAAGCGCGAGGAGATCGCCTCGATCGGCGCCGGCCAGATCGTCGCCGTGATGGGCCTGAAGGACACCGGCACCGGTGACACCCTGTGCGACCCGGCCAAGCCGGTCGTGCTGGAGTCGATGACCTTCCCCGCCCCGGTGATCGAGCAGGCGATCGAGCCGAAGTCGAAGGCCGACCAGGAGAAGCTCGGCGTCGCCATCCAGCGTCTCGCCGAGGAGGACCCGACCTTCCAGGTGCACACCGACGAGGAGACCGGCCAGACCATCATCGCCGGCATGGGCGAGCTCCACCTCGACGTGCTGATCGACCGGATGAAGCGCGAGTTCCACGTCGAGGCCAACATCGGCAAGCCGCAGGTCGCCTATCGCGAGTCGCTGCGCAAGAAGGTCGAGAAGTTCGAGTACACCCACAAGAAGCAGTCGGGTGGCTCGGGCCAGTACGGTCGCGTCATCATCGACCTCGAGCCGCAGGAGCCGGGCTCCGGCTACGAGTTCGTCAACGCCGTCACCGGTGGCCGCATCCCCAAGGAGTACATCCCCTCGGTCGACGCGGGCATCCAGGAGGCCATGCAGTTCGGCGTGCTGGCCGGCTACCCGGTCGAGGACGTCAAGGTGACCCTGGTCGACGGCGCCTACCACGACGTCGACTCCTCCGAGCTCGCCTTCAAGATCGCCGGCTCGATGGCCTTCAAGGAGGCCGCCAGGAAGGCCAACCCGGTCCTGCTCGAGCCGATCATGGCCGTCGACGTGACCACCCCGGAGGACTACCTGGGCACCGTCATCGGTGACCTGAACGCCCGCCGTGGCCAGGTGCAGTCGATGGAGGACCAGCACGGCAACAAGGTCGTGCACGCCCTGGTCCCGCTGTCGGAGATGTTCGGCTACGTCGGCGACCTGCGGTCGAAGACCTCGGGCCAGG
- the rpsG gene encoding 30S ribosomal protein S7, producing MPRKGPAPRRPMPADPVYGSPLVSQLVSKVLVDGKKSVAQNIVYTALEGTRAKTGVDPVQTLKRALDNVKPALEVKSRRVGGATYQVPVEVKPARATTLALRWLVGFSRDRREKTMAERLMNEILDASNGLGASVKRREDTHKMAEANKAFAHYRW from the coding sequence ATGCCTCGTAAGGGTCCCGCGCCCCGTCGCCCGATGCCCGCCGACCCGGTCTACGGTTCCCCCCTGGTGAGCCAGCTGGTCAGCAAGGTGCTGGTGGACGGCAAGAAGTCCGTCGCCCAGAACATCGTCTACACCGCTCTCGAGGGCACCCGGGCCAAGACCGGCGTCGACCCCGTCCAGACCCTGAAGCGCGCGCTGGACAATGTGAAGCCCGCCCTCGAGGTCAAGTCCCGCCGGGTCGGCGGCGCCACCTACCAGGTCCCGGTCGAGGTCAAGCCCGCCCGCGCCACCACCCTGGCGCTGCGTTGGCTGGTCGGATTCTCCCGGGACCGCCGCGAGAAGACCATGGCCGAGCGGCTGATGAACGAGATCCTCGACGCCTCCAACGGCCTCGGCGCTTCGGTGAAGCGTCGCGAGGACACCCACAAGATGGCCGAGGCCAACAAGGCTTTCGCTCATTACCGTTGGTGA